GTCGACTTGCACTACTAGTGAGGCACCACAATTGACAGATTTCCAGAAATAGGCATAAGAGGGTTATTTTGATACTCATTCTGCTAATTTGGAGGTCTCAGCCGACTTCAGAtagtcttttttttctttttaacatttattcgggaacattatttttgtctTGATACACAGAAGGAAGAACTCAAAATAAAGTATTCAAAAATTGAGTCTTTCAAAAAAAACTTCCAGATGAActcgaatttttgaaaattctgtgaattttttataatttttttttgtagaattaaatcatttttaagactctgtaattttttaaacgaaaACCTTGAATTAATTTGCTTAAATTAATAATCTTTTAATCATTTCTAACGTCTGCTGGCTGCCCCAGATTTTTCCATCAGAGTTAATGGGGATTTAAATTATTCCAGAATAATTCAGTAGAACGAGTCTCGGTATCGTCGGCCACGTGATCACTCGaccaaaaaatatcgataaccGATACCGTCGGTGATCGAGGggccacttttttttgcttttggaCTGTCCAAGATCGGGAGACAATCGCTAATGATCTCAAATTAATagctttgttttttattacgATATGCTATATCAATTgacattattatattatttaatagatTTCttgtatatttaaataatgttATGATTATTAGCTTCATTATTGTTGCTGTTGAGGAGTAAATTTAGCATCCCACGTAGTATGCTGATGAGATCGTGAGGGGTTAACCCACGAGGAAGAGTTGCTGATGAGGAAGCTTTAGTCGGTTCCACGACAATGTCAACTGAAAatgtaatgtttcagaattgGAATCGGCTCTGAAGGAGTAAAAACATGTCCCTAGAACAGGAATTTCTCCGGATCTTTTGTTTGCTCTTAATTTTACTGATAGTTTGGggttttttacaaaattgtaTTGTTCACGAAGTAGTCGGAGATGTTGGGAGGAGAGGATGGTGGAGATTCTGGGAGCGCCTTCGGAGAAGAAAATGTGCGAGAGGCTGAGGAGGGTGGAAGAAGCGTTGAGGAAGGCAGCAGAGGACAGGAGATGAAGAGcaaagagaagaaaataaaaggagACGAGCAGTTAGGATTAAGGAGAGCAGGTTATAATAAGGATTAGGGGTcgaaatgataataaattatttctaattaCTGAGCTGTTATcagattttatatttttgttacTGGTAAATTGTAAGGGATGTTAAGAGGGGCTGGGGAAGATTTAAAACAAAGAAAACGTTTGTAACATCGAGGAAGTAAAGGTGATGAAGTCGTATTGctgacgaagagaaaaattcaatgaagatCATCAAAATGTCTCGAGTTtgatggaaattattgaacgtttaagagtttttcatttgatGATACCGTAAATGGGAACTTTTGAAGAATagaaataagaataaaatgGTGTCGAATAATCACCTGGAACAGTCTTATTTCTGATGTCGGCGTATTGTTTGATGTGAATGAGAAAATCCGGTATTGTTGCTTGGCATGCAATCTCGAGACGTCCATTATCCCCAGCATGCAGCTCAGACACCTTGATTGCAAGTTTCGAGGTTGCTGACATCAGGGGCCTCTTGTGTTGACGATGAGGATAAGTTGTCACGAGTGTCATGTCTGCCTGTTGAATAAAACAGTACGTGACATGGGTAATTGTTAATCGGGAGTTGTGACTCCAGTTATTGGACGATTGGACGACTAACCTCTTTTCCGTTTATGAGCCAGGTCAGATAAGGAACTGGATACGCCGGAGATGAGGTACAATTAGCCTCGAGGACTTCTCCTACTGTGTAAACGTCCTTCTTGAAGGTTATGTGAGGATTTTCCGTTTGTGGTACTGAAGAGTTCGGGGGAAAATCGATTGATTTAGAATTCAATTCTTATTGAATCACTTGATATTAAAAATCTagagatgaaattttattcgcGTCTGTTCCGTGCCAGGTTGACATTCTCATTCATTCCGCGTTTATCTTGGGGCCAGATCATTTCGAGGGAAAATGTCACAAAAACGTTACTGTACTAGTTCATGCCCTTTCGTGTGGACACCACCCCAATTTACAGATTTTCAATCGTAAAATTCAGTTTAACTCgactgaaattaattttgaatcatTGATGGCTTGAGATTCACGGGGGAGTAACTGGTTCATTTATGTATTTtagaatcaataaatattaaagaTTCAGATGGATTAATTATGCACTTGTGTGCCATGTTGctttgacatttttattcattctgcATTTATCTTAGGAACAGATCATTTTCAGACGAAATGTCGCAAGACCTTTTGTGTACCTCTTGGCCTTTCGTGTGGGCAACACTAAAGATTTGGGCTCTTTCAGTCGTAACAACTGTCGATTAAATTAAACccgaaaaatcgtgaaaagcAAGAAATCATAAACTTAAcagaattaatataaaaaatcgtcGCAAAATCTCAGCATATTTTCTTAAATACCTaaacagtaaaaaataaataatttggctGATTATATTTCAAGAGCTTTTGAATAGATAAATCTTAAGGACTCGATTTTCTAAGAGAAATTCAACGAAATTTCcctgtgataaatttttatcaaatattgcAAACTGTCAGCAGAATtcctgaaatatatttttggaaGGGATTAAAAATGCTGTCCGTCCAAAATTAGTTCGTCGCCCCTTAACAATTTAGTATTACTACAGAAATCATCATCTCACCTATCACCTGCAGCTTGACTTCATTGGAACTCGCAGTATAAATGGGGTGGGTGGAGCTGACTAAGCAGGAGTACAAACCCGCCGCCTCATACCGCacattatttaatttgattgTCTTGCCATCGAGCGAATGCTGATACCCAAACAGACAAAATAGCATTGAGGATAACGTCATTTCGGATATCATTGAAAATAGCCTTTCAAATGAATCTTCCATTACAGGTAAAATTTACGAAAATTCGGGGATCATTATTTTTgccttcaacattttttcatggaaagAATTCCACtcaagtgaattaattttgtgACACCAAGTTTTATAGGTTTCCAAGTGAACACCCATAAATCATCGGGAGAACATCTGTTTTTACGAGTGTTTCACATAAAACTCTGCGGTTTCAGTACAATCGTTCCATAATTAATGTCATAACAGCACCGAAATGTttaccaattaattaaataaatcgatTCTAGAGTATTTAGGGagagaatcaaatttttaaaattatcaagAGAAAATCAGTGACCACATGGTCAGCAGATTCAAGCAattctaattttcaattagttgacaaaataaataaatgaaagataATAAATGTCGGACactcgaaaatttttgattcatTAAATATGTTAAATTTAAGTTGGGAGCAGATTTTAATTTGTGTCGAAGAAAGAACAGTTGTTGAAGCTCGGAATTAGGGATAAATGGATAAGCCGTGAGCTGTTACCATTATCAATTAGACAACCAAAATTGTGACGAGTAAAATGCCTCCATTCACAATCAAAAGCCGCACTCACTTCAAAGTCAACACCCGGCGGTGCAGTTTTACGAAATGGCTCTTTACGATCTCGTATATACTCGAGTATCTTCCGCTCATCTTTTTGAAACTCTACTTTATGCAGACCATCAGGTGGGACTGTGTGATTGCACATGAGTATCGCTGAATTATTGTACTTGACGTAGTTTGGCGCAACAAGCCGTACCTCAGGTGTTCCATCTGAAAATAAGTCAATTCAAATAATCGtaagtaaaaatatcacaaaagACGAAATAGATtcctgaatatatatttagaaatataattaatatattacgATTGTAATTCTATGTAACGAGACTTGTGTTAACGGGGGCTAGAGAGAAGGGAAGCGAAATATAAAATCCTGAGagggtatatatatataggcaataaataaataataaatatatttctgcAATTCAAAATCTTTCCATTAAAATAAGAAATCAATTTTCCCTATGAAAATTCTATCGATtttgtattgaatttttctgttgGTCTATTGTCTTTTGTTgatttgatattattttttgtataatttatttaattgaaaatatgttcTAACGCATTTCCTTAATTATCTCAGTGTTTTACGTCACGttttcaatgagaaaaaaaggaaacagAAGAATCGATTTCTATTCATGGTTTTTATTGAGCATTTAGTGTTCAAAATTTTAACGCAATCAGtggaaatttaatagaaaCGTCACAAggcatttaattgaattttgtatGGGCTTCACTAgctttttatattcaatttttttgtgtgcGTAACCAGAGTGATAGGCAAATGCTAGCTGGCTGACCAAAGGCAGACATTTTCACTTGCTTCAACTCCCTCAtcattctataaaaaaattgccttacgattttccatttctaAGAATAAAACTGGTATACAACAATATGACCTGGTCATCCTAAAAACCaaagaatttaaaataaattttcagccgaaaataaataaatgacggATTTTCAACTcggaaattcattaattgttGATCGAACTCCCATTAAAAAtccccaataatttttccttaaaAACGATTTCTACGTGACACCATTAACCCCAGAATCAAAGGGTCCATCCCCCCCACTGAACTCTCCCACCTGTCCTGAAATTATTTCGTTATTAAAGAATTCcattgaacaaaaaataatgtatGCAAATTGGGTAGAATAAAGCGCTTGAATAGGGTGTGCAAAGGGTGGCACTTGGCCCACTACATAATAGGTGGGCTTATACCCTGTTGCTGGGAGGCGTTACTGTATCGATCAGGAAAGCGCGTGTCTCTTTCACATACACTATTGCTTATTTTCCCAATAGTCgtctatttattcaattaacatGTAGAAACGTTCGACATGTGAATAAAACCCCCGTCCGAAGTTTCTTCTCATTCTCCCTCTGCCCCCCCTCACGCTTCCCCCCTTAAATTACCACAAAAATTATCGCAGATTGCGCCCTAATCCTCCGAGTGGGTATTTCCACCCCTAAATTATCCCTAAAACTAACAAATACATCCACCACAATATttgcagaataaaaattatgttgtcCTGTGTTTTAAtccctaatttttttaattccattgtTTATTCAATCCACGCAGTCtaagaaattattcaaaaaaatggaatgaaaaaaaatgttaataaataataatagtaaaaaTCAACGAATCGACCAGcgggaaaaattcattgttagtaattataattattttctaaacaataaatcgactcgagagcaaaaaatgattaataaataacTCATTTATGAAGTATTAAAATTATAACTAGATCTAATAATCAATCTCTAAAATGCTAAAATAGGatttatgttaaaaatgtttttttatttacctaTCACATACAAGGAgaccaaaaaaaatctgttagA
This genomic stretch from Diachasmimorpha longicaudata isolate KC_UGA_2023 chromosome 6, iyDiaLong2, whole genome shotgun sequence harbors:
- the LOC135163689 gene encoding uncharacterized protein LOC135163689, giving the protein MQRQQAQWKKIVFIYTLQLFSYGTPEVRLVAPNYVKYNNSAILMCNHTVPPDGLHKVEFQKDERKILEYIRDRKEPFRKTAPPGVDFEHSLDGKTIKLNNVRYEAAGLYSCLVSSTHPIYTASSNEVKLQVIVPQTENPHITFKKDVYTVGEVLEANCTSSPAYPVPYLTWLINGKEADMTLVTTYPHRQHKRPLMSATSKLAIKVSELHAGDNGRLEIACQATIPDFLIHIKQYADIRNKTVPVDIVVEPTKASSSATLPRGLTPHDLISILRGMLNLLLNSNNNEANNHNII